One Paenibacillus sp. FSL W8-0186 genomic window carries:
- a CDS encoding DEAD/DEAH box helicase — protein MNTTSFAGLGIEEPLLSRLAEYGINEPSPVQAESIPAALSGRDVLAQSQTGTGKTLAYLLPVLQKMNTAEKTLQGIVLAPTQELAMQIYREAEKYGETLGVGVQALIGGAAIKRQLERLKQHPQLVVGTPGRIREILALRKLKLHTVRMVVVDEVDQMFQLGGTADVEHILRGTLRERQLMFLSATINGEIRNLAGKEMTDPVEIGIEPEQRTAKSLEHIYFLTEERDKIDMLRRIIRHYDPSRTIVFINHTDNIAEVEAKINYVGLNAGALYGDADKTVRAATLRRFREGKIRVLIASDIAARGLDIEELELVVNLDPPPDTEHYVHRVGRTGRMGHKGLAVSIISPKEEFIIRKFARELRITISAREMYAGKVIEPNASSSGRSKATPGKGRVSGLSGQGTAKHSGAKEGTAKRTPAVRAAEGREVVSGNASGSTGGAKRAGTGAVKGNRTNGGRKNDREQDRKNKGAPRWLKEKRNKE, from the coding sequence ATGAATACGACAAGTTTTGCTGGATTAGGTATCGAGGAGCCGCTGCTGTCCAGATTGGCGGAATACGGCATTAACGAGCCGTCGCCAGTACAGGCGGAGAGTATTCCTGCAGCGCTGAGCGGCCGTGATGTGCTGGCCCAGTCACAGACAGGAACGGGAAAGACGCTGGCTTATTTGCTGCCGGTGCTGCAAAAGATGAATACTGCGGAGAAGACGCTGCAGGGAATCGTGCTGGCGCCGACCCAGGAGCTGGCGATGCAAATTTACCGTGAAGCCGAGAAATATGGCGAGACGCTGGGCGTAGGTGTCCAAGCCCTGATCGGCGGAGCGGCGATCAAACGTCAGCTGGAGCGGCTGAAGCAGCATCCGCAGCTTGTAGTCGGAACGCCGGGACGAATCCGCGAGATCTTGGCTTTGCGCAAGCTGAAATTGCATACGGTGCGCATGGTTGTTGTCGATGAAGTGGATCAAATGTTCCAGCTTGGCGGGACAGCTGATGTGGAGCATATTTTGCGGGGGACGCTGAGGGAACGGCAGTTGATGTTCCTGTCGGCTACGATCAATGGAGAAATCAGGAATCTGGCCGGAAAGGAGATGACGGACCCCGTAGAGATCGGTATCGAACCCGAGCAGCGTACCGCCAAAAGCCTGGAGCATATTTATTTTCTGACGGAGGAACGCGATAAAATCGATATGCTGCGCCGAATCATCCGGCATTATGATCCGTCCCGGACGATCGTGTTCATTAATCATACGGATAATATTGCTGAAGTCGAGGCAAAGATCAATTACGTCGGCCTTAACGCCGGAGCATTGTACGGGGATGCCGACAAAACGGTTCGGGCCGCAACGCTGCGCCGTTTCCGCGAAGGGAAAATCCGCGTTCTTATCGCCAGCGATATTGCAGCCCGCGGACTGGATATCGAAGAGCTTGAACTTGTTGTCAATCTTGACCCTCCGCCGGACACGGAGCATTATGTGCACCGCGTTGGCCGAACGGGCCGGATGGGGCACAAGGGGCTGGCCGTATCAATCATTTCACCTAAAGAAGAGTTCATTATTCGCAAATTTGCGAGGGAACTGAGAATTACGATTTCCGCTCGGGAAATGTATGCAGGCAAAGTCATTGAGCCGAATGCATCCTCCAGCGGGCGAAGCAAGGCGACTCCAGGGAAAGGCCGGGTTTCAGGCTTATCCGGACAAGGTACCGCTAAACATAGCGGTGCCAAGGAGGGGACTGCCAAACGAACGCCTGCTGTACGAGCAGCCGAGGGGAGAGAGGTTGTATCCGGGAATGCCTCCGGCAGCACCGGGGGGGCAAAACGGGCCGGCACAGGAGCGGTAAAAGGAAACCGCACGAATGGCGGGAGAAAAAATGACCGGGAACAGGACCGCAAGAACAAAGGCGCTCCCCGGTGGCTGAAAGAGAAGCGGAACAAAGAATAG
- a CDS encoding ABC transporter ATP-binding protein, translating to MSETPVLQVEELSGGYSIGRPVLHDIQFDVQPGEMVGLIGLNGAGKSTTMKHILGLMTPHQGGVVVQGKTRSEEPEAYQSSLAFVPESPLLYEELTVREHLEFAARAYNVEQKDYEERSQRLLKLFHMEEKADSLSMHLSKGMKQKVMIMCAFVARPPLYIIDEPFLGLDPLGIRSLLDFMMEMKESGSSILLSSHILSTIENYCDRFIVLHKGRVIAQGTLNEIAEQVQMPGATLENMFYALVKDGE from the coding sequence GTGAGTGAAACGCCCGTTTTGCAGGTAGAAGAACTAAGCGGGGGCTATAGCATCGGTCGTCCTGTGCTGCACGACATTCAATTTGATGTGCAGCCTGGTGAGATGGTCGGCCTGATCGGGCTGAACGGTGCGGGCAAAAGCACGACGATGAAGCATATTTTGGGATTGATGACGCCTCATCAGGGCGGCGTCGTCGTTCAAGGCAAGACGCGCAGCGAGGAGCCAGAGGCTTATCAATCCTCTTTGGCTTTTGTGCCAGAGTCGCCCCTGTTGTATGAAGAGCTGACGGTAAGAGAGCATTTGGAGTTCGCGGCCAGAGCCTACAATGTGGAGCAGAAGGATTATGAGGAGCGATCACAGCGGCTGCTCAAGCTCTTCCATATGGAGGAGAAGGCGGACAGCCTGTCGATGCACCTATCCAAAGGTATGAAGCAGAAGGTCATGATCATGTGCGCTTTCGTCGCCCGGCCTCCGCTCTACATTATTGATGAGCCGTTTTTGGGACTGGATCCGCTGGGCATCCGCTCCCTGCTGGATTTCATGATGGAGATGAAAGAGAGCGGGTCTTCGATTCTGCTCAGCTCGCATATTTTATCAACGATTGAAAACTATTGCGACCGGTTTATCGTACTTCACAAAGGCAGAGTCATCGCCCAAGGGACCCTGAATGAAATCGCCGAGCAGGTCCAGATGCCGGGCGCAACGCTTGAGAACATGTTCTATGCCTTGGTCAAGGATGGGGAGTAA
- a CDS encoding ABC transporter permease, whose protein sequence is MELRALRSRRKSTFWGQIIPYLPYVFQSGVAVVLLILCIVFSAWYTSFLQALPPDLPVRWIMLLLLGPLTVYSGFRTYVQPADVVFLLPQESKMQQYLSPAYFSGVIYKLLGLFLIAVTAWPMYARSGAAAVPLWALLLVLLLLKVLSAYGAWQEIRISTSRARMGYRLLRWCFILLMLAAWIWLPDWWKSLLFMLLLGANYVLALRFPMKHAVPWENLIANEKAGAARTMMILGWFVEIPAEGQKVVRRRWLSMAGNRIPWKPGTSYRYLLTKTFVRSELLGIVTRLTLLGLLIVYWTGHSWIGAAVYLFFIFIIGTQLSALRYVHRDSPAASYYPIMQGVRMKEVLRLITRLLFVLAVILWLPLLAAAAGSGSNLLITLGGLAAGMLLVLLLRANWTRKWSSLEEDE, encoded by the coding sequence ATGGAACTGAGGGCGCTGCGCAGCCGGCGCAAATCAACGTTCTGGGGTCAGATCATCCCTTACCTGCCTTATGTATTTCAAAGTGGAGTCGCGGTCGTGCTCCTCATATTGTGCATTGTATTCTCGGCATGGTACACATCATTCCTTCAGGCGCTGCCTCCGGATTTGCCCGTCCGCTGGATTATGCTGCTTCTGCTTGGGCCGCTGACAGTATATTCCGGGTTTCGAACCTATGTACAGCCGGCGGATGTCGTTTTCCTGCTGCCGCAGGAATCGAAAATGCAGCAATACTTGTCTCCGGCGTATTTTAGCGGGGTAATTTACAAGCTGCTCGGACTCTTCCTGATTGCCGTTACGGCATGGCCGATGTATGCCAGAAGCGGGGCAGCTGCCGTTCCGTTATGGGCACTGCTGCTCGTTCTGCTGCTCCTGAAGGTGCTAAGCGCCTACGGAGCCTGGCAGGAGATTCGAATTTCGACGTCCCGGGCCAGAATGGGCTATCGTCTGCTCCGCTGGTGCTTTATTCTGCTGATGCTTGCGGCGTGGATCTGGCTGCCGGATTGGTGGAAGAGCCTGCTGTTCATGCTGCTGCTGGGCGCGAATTACGTTCTTGCCCTGCGTTTTCCGATGAAGCATGCTGTCCCTTGGGAGAACTTGATTGCTAACGAGAAGGCGGGAGCAGCCCGGACGATGATGATTCTCGGCTGGTTTGTGGAGATACCGGCGGAAGGACAGAAGGTCGTTCGCCGCCGCTGGCTTTCAATGGCGGGGAACCGGATTCCTTGGAAGCCGGGAACCTCGTATCGTTATTTGCTGACGAAGACTTTTGTCAGAAGTGAACTGCTGGGCATCGTCACCCGTTTAACGCTGCTGGGGCTGCTGATCGTATATTGGACGGGACACTCCTGGATTGGGGCAGCGGTTTACCTGTTCTTTATTTTTATTATTGGCACACAGCTTTCCGCGCTTCGCTATGTCCACCGGGATTCTCCGGCTGCTTCCTATTATCCGATTATGCAAGGGGTAAGGATGAAGGAAGTGCTGCGGCTCATTACGCGGCTGCTGTTTGTTCTGGCGGTTATTTTATGGCTGCCTCTGCTGGCGGCTGCGGCAGGCTCCGGTTCAAATCTGCTGATTACCTTAGGCGGACTGGCCGCAGGCATGCTGCTTGTGCTGCTGCTCCGCGCGAACTGGACCCGTAAATGGAGCAGCCTGGAAGAGGATGAATAG
- a CDS encoding YjcZ family sporulation protein produces MSDGIRGGCGSCGGFGFGTSTGVILVLFILLVIVSRAFVI; encoded by the coding sequence ATGAGCGACGGAATAAGAGGCGGTTGTGGCAGCTGTGGCGGGTTTGGATTTGGAACCAGCACAGGCGTGATCCTCGTACTATTTATTTTGTTAGTCATTGTGAGCCGTGCCTTTGTTATTTGA
- a CDS encoding aminotransferase class I/II-fold pyridoxal phosphate-dependent enzyme, whose translation MNPLAEQLNESLKAGNAHLYDMLSTLGKEIYFPKEGILSQSAEASSLAKKFNATIGIATENGGPMHLAVIQDNLSAYKPQDLYPYAPPAGKPELRSVWREKMIRENPSLDGKSFGNPVVTNALTHGLSIVADLFVDEGDAVIYPDKNWENYELTFGIRRHADIVNYPLFTDDMKFNSEGLRESLLAQKDKGKAVVVLNFPNNPTGYTPGAKEGEQIVAAILEAAEAGINVVVVTDDAYFGLFFEDSLSESLFGKLAGLHPRILPVKVDGATKEEYVWGFRVGFITFAAESKEVLAALEQKTLGIIRATVSSCSHPSQTFILHALKSPEFEGQKEEKFHIMKGRANKVKSLLDSEKYADVWEYYPFNSGYFMCLKLKGVQAEEVRQRLLQEYGVGTIALGDHDLRVAFSCIAEENLEELFDIIYKAVLDLKG comes from the coding sequence ATGAATCCACTTGCGGAGCAGTTGAACGAAAGTCTTAAAGCAGGTAACGCCCATTTATACGATATGTTGTCCACGCTGGGCAAGGAGATTTATTTTCCGAAGGAAGGAATACTCAGCCAATCTGCGGAAGCCTCCAGCCTTGCAAAGAAGTTCAATGCCACGATCGGAATTGCCACGGAGAACGGCGGCCCGATGCATCTTGCTGTCATTCAGGACAACTTGTCCGCCTATAAGCCGCAGGATTTGTACCCCTACGCTCCCCCTGCCGGCAAACCCGAGCTTAGGAGCGTCTGGCGCGAGAAGATGATCCGCGAGAATCCTTCCCTTGACGGTAAAAGCTTCGGCAACCCCGTAGTAACCAATGCGTTGACGCATGGGCTCAGCATCGTTGCGGACCTGTTCGTTGACGAGGGGGACGCCGTGATTTATCCGGACAAAAATTGGGAGAACTATGAGCTGACTTTCGGCATCCGCCGTCATGCTGACATCGTGAACTATCCACTGTTCACGGACGATATGAAATTCAACAGCGAGGGTCTCCGCGAGTCTCTTCTTGCGCAAAAAGACAAAGGCAAAGCCGTTGTTGTTCTTAATTTCCCGAACAATCCGACCGGCTACACGCCAGGTGCCAAAGAAGGAGAGCAGATTGTAGCCGCCATCCTGGAAGCAGCGGAAGCGGGCATCAACGTCGTGGTCGTTACGGATGACGCCTATTTCGGGCTATTTTTTGAGGACTCCCTGTCCGAATCCCTTTTCGGCAAGCTCGCTGGACTCCACCCGCGCATTTTACCGGTAAAAGTGGACGGCGCCACCAAAGAGGAATACGTCTGGGGATTCCGTGTTGGCTTCATCACCTTTGCAGCAGAGAGCAAGGAGGTTCTTGCGGCTCTGGAACAGAAAACGCTCGGCATTATCCGCGCCACCGTCTCGAGCTGCTCTCACCCGTCGCAAACATTTATCCTTCATGCGCTGAAGTCGCCGGAATTCGAAGGGCAGAAGGAAGAGAAGTTCCATATTATGAAAGGCCGGGCCAACAAGGTAAAATCCCTGCTCGACAGCGAAAAGTACGCTGATGTGTGGGAATACTACCCGTTCAACTCGGGCTACTTCATGTGTCTTAAGCTGAAGGGAGTTCAAGCGGAGGAGGTTCGTCAACGCTTGCTTCAGGAATATGGCGTCGGAACCATCGCCCTTGGCGATCACGATCTGCGCGTCGCCTTCTCCTGCATTGCCGAAGAGAATCTGGAAGAGCTGTTCGACATCATTTACAAAGCCGTACTGGACTTGAAAGGCTAA
- a CDS encoding pyridoxamine 5'-phosphate oxidase family protein — protein MRRKEFSMSENKQEIAEFLREMSFGFLGTVGSDGACRVTPLNFVYGDGYFYFHGSLAGEKMKHLKANPQVSFTVAKEYAIIPSYFTDPLLACPASAYFKSVMVRGHAEAVSDLREKADAFTLFMKKLQPEGGYNPIDPEDPKYAGQLKAVALFRIVPEEISAKFKFGQNLNDHKFEDVLQGLQKRGGELDKETVELMHKYCPHHAGS, from the coding sequence ATGAGAAGAAAAGAATTTTCGATGAGCGAAAACAAGCAGGAAATTGCCGAATTCCTGCGGGAGATGAGCTTCGGCTTTCTTGGAACCGTAGGCAGCGACGGCGCTTGCCGGGTTACACCTTTGAATTTTGTATATGGGGACGGCTATTTTTATTTCCACGGCAGTCTCGCCGGGGAGAAAATGAAGCATTTAAAGGCAAATCCGCAAGTCAGCTTCACGGTAGCCAAGGAATATGCGATTATTCCATCCTACTTCACTGATCCGCTGCTGGCTTGTCCAGCCTCTGCCTATTTCAAAAGTGTCATGGTTCGGGGGCATGCCGAAGCCGTAAGCGATTTGCGGGAGAAGGCTGATGCCTTCACGCTGTTCATGAAGAAGCTTCAGCCGGAAGGCGGATACAATCCTATCGATCCGGAAGATCCGAAGTACGCCGGGCAATTGAAGGCGGTCGCATTGTTTCGTATCGTCCCGGAGGAGATCAGCGCCAAATTCAAGTTCGGACAAAACCTGAATGACCATAAATTCGAGGATGTTCTTCAAGGGCTTCAGAAGAGAGGCGGGGAGTTAGACAAGGAGACCGTAGAGCTGATGCATAAATACTGTCCTCATCATGCCGGGAGCTAA
- a CDS encoding PLP-dependent aminotransferase family protein: protein MDFILPMEKHSKLYRYKYLALYHALREAIHEGTLPEGTRLPSTRELAAFYGVSRGSVYQAYDMLHGDGYIRSAAGSGTYVSGAAPQLAEEPRRGAEIELSAWGRTLTGPLSGMKKTCPDMGGMISFTDTGPSLDLFPLAEWKSAIAAAVREELDASALMLEDAAGDIELREAIAAHLRRSRGIAADAEHICLFNGSMQALALLTQLLLDQGEPAVLENPCYTGISRAVAACGGIAVPAPVDGEGIVPRDWDARLLFVTPGRQFPTGAVLSPARRRELLAWAARRNAVIIEDDYDSEFRFAGRPLEPLKALDREERVVYVGSFSKTMFAALRIGYAVLPPSLVQPVIRAKALYEPVSPARLEQRALARFMRRGEYARHLRRMRRYYGEKHEWFRALMQKHAGELFELQPSDAGLHIYARWRGLAEDYELFREAAIAGGVQFRDTADYQWAPGAPAACFSFAHLDQEQMKEGIRRMADVWKVILSRRK, encoded by the coding sequence GTGGATTTTATTTTACCGATGGAGAAGCACAGCAAGCTGTATCGCTATAAATATTTGGCGCTTTATCATGCGCTGCGCGAGGCCATTCACGAAGGCACCCTTCCCGAGGGTACCCGCCTTCCCTCTACGCGTGAATTAGCCGCGTTTTACGGCGTATCCCGGGGCAGTGTCTACCAGGCCTACGATATGCTGCATGGCGACGGTTATATTCGGTCAGCTGCGGGGAGCGGCACATATGTGTCCGGTGCGGCTCCCCAGTTAGCGGAGGAGCCGCGCAGAGGCGCGGAGATCGAACTGTCGGCATGGGGACGTACTCTAACGGGCCCGCTGTCTGGGATGAAAAAGACGTGCCCAGATATGGGCGGCATGATCTCATTTACCGACACCGGCCCCTCCCTGGATCTATTTCCGCTTGCCGAGTGGAAGAGTGCGATTGCCGCCGCGGTCCGGGAAGAGCTCGATGCCTCCGCTCTGATGCTCGAGGATGCGGCTGGCGATATCGAGCTGCGCGAGGCGATCGCGGCTCATCTGCGGCGCAGCCGCGGCATTGCGGCAGATGCGGAGCACATCTGCCTGTTCAATGGCTCCATGCAGGCGCTTGCGCTCCTGACCCAGCTTCTGCTGGATCAGGGCGAGCCGGCGGTACTGGAGAACCCGTGCTACACGGGGATCTCCAGAGCCGTCGCCGCCTGCGGAGGCATCGCCGTCCCCGCACCGGTGGACGGCGAAGGCATCGTGCCGCGCGATTGGGACGCGCGGCTGCTGTTTGTGACGCCGGGTCGGCAGTTCCCGACCGGCGCAGTGCTGTCCCCGGCGCGGCGCCGGGAACTGCTCGCGTGGGCGGCGCGGCGGAACGCTGTCATCATCGAAGATGATTATGACAGCGAGTTTCGCTTCGCGGGCCGCCCGCTGGAGCCGCTGAAGGCACTCGACCGCGAGGAACGGGTCGTGTACGTCGGCTCCTTCTCCAAGACGATGTTCGCCGCGCTGCGCATCGGCTACGCTGTACTGCCGCCCAGCCTCGTCCAGCCGGTAATCCGCGCCAAGGCGCTGTACGAGCCGGTATCGCCAGCGAGGCTGGAGCAGCGCGCGCTGGCCCGCTTCATGCGGCGCGGCGAGTATGCCCGCCATCTCCGGAGGATGCGCCGCTACTATGGGGAGAAGCATGAATGGTTCCGGGCGCTGATGCAAAAGCACGCCGGGGAGCTGTTTGAGCTCCAACCCTCGGATGCAGGCCTGCACATTTACGCGCGCTGGCGCGGCCTGGCGGAGGATTACGAGCTGTTTCGCGAAGCGGCGATCGCGGGCGGCGTGCAATTCCGGGATACTGCCGATTACCAATGGGCACCGGGAGCTCCTGCGGCCTGCTTCAGCTTCGCTCACCTGGATCAAGAGCAGATGAAGGAAGGAATCCGGCGAATGGCGGATGTGTGGAAAGTTATTTTAAGCAGGCGCAAGTAA
- a CDS encoding AraC family transcriptional regulator translates to MLHVSPSSIILKPAFAKIVCEPGWKWHKRDKPLANYDLFYVWSGEGTVTLNDQPIPVAKGSCFLFRRGDRTYATHNPQRPLVLTYIHFDLSEPVTEVPNPYRKLEDTLDFEYLLSRYVRLFLLKAYAFEQEAQLILKQLLIHLLREERYVPVEKKVSNQLAEIILEAANYVVQHPGLPHKVESLSARAGLSPRYFSMKFKELIGMPVQAYIIKSRIDRAQHLLLHAGMNVTEVADALGYKDIFFFSRQFKQHTGKSPSEIR, encoded by the coding sequence ATGCTCCACGTATCACCATCCTCGATTATATTGAAGCCGGCTTTTGCCAAAATCGTCTGCGAGCCGGGCTGGAAATGGCATAAGCGGGATAAGCCGCTTGCAAATTACGATTTATTCTATGTATGGAGCGGAGAAGGTACGGTCACATTGAATGACCAGCCGATCCCCGTCGCCAAAGGAAGCTGTTTTTTATTCCGGCGCGGCGACCGCACCTACGCTACCCATAATCCGCAGCGCCCGCTAGTGTTGACCTATATTCATTTTGACCTGAGCGAGCCCGTTACTGAGGTGCCGAATCCTTACCGCAAGCTTGAGGATACGCTAGATTTTGAATACTTGCTGTCGCGTTATGTGCGCCTTTTCCTGCTTAAAGCGTACGCCTTCGAGCAAGAGGCCCAGCTGATTCTCAAGCAGCTGCTGATTCATTTGTTGCGCGAGGAGCGATATGTTCCCGTAGAGAAAAAGGTCAGCAATCAGCTGGCCGAAATCATTCTGGAGGCCGCCAATTACGTTGTGCAGCACCCGGGCCTGCCGCATAAAGTAGAAAGCTTGTCAGCACGCGCCGGGCTCTCGCCAAGATACTTTTCCATGAAATTCAAGGAGCTGATCGGCATGCCGGTTCAGGCCTACATCATTAAATCAAGAATCGACCGGGCCCAGCACCTGCTGCTGCATGCGGGGATGAATGTCACCGAGGTGGCTGATGCGCTAGGATATAAAGATATCTTTTTCTTTAGCCGCCAATTCAAGCAGCATACCGGAAAAAGCCCTTCTGAAATCAGGTAA